Proteins from one Nodosilinea sp. PGN35 genomic window:
- the rpsU gene encoding 30S ribosomal protein S21, with translation MAQVVLGEDENIESALRRFKRKVARAGIFSDMRKNRHFETPIEKKKRKTIARQKQRRWGSKR, from the coding sequence ATGGCCCAGGTTGTATTGGGAGAAGACGAAAACATTGAATCGGCCCTGCGGCGCTTTAAGCGCAAGGTGGCTCGGGCCGGGATTTTTTCTGATATGCGAAAAAATCGCCACTTTGAAACCCCGATCGAAAAGAAAAAGCGCAAAACCATTGCCCGCCAGAAGCAGCGGCGCTGGGGTTCAAAGCGCTAG
- a CDS encoding RNA-binding protein produces MSIYVGNLAFSATQEQITEVFAEYGAVSRVSLPTDRETGRPRGFAFVEMESEADEDAAIEALDGAEWMGRDLKVNKARPRESRGGGGGGGGWNNSRR; encoded by the coding sequence ATGTCGATTTACGTAGGGAATTTGGCCTTTAGCGCTACCCAAGAGCAGATTACCGAGGTCTTTGCTGAATACGGTGCCGTCAGCCGGGTTAGCCTGCCTACCGACCGCGAGACCGGTCGTCCTCGCGGCTTCGCCTTCGTCGAGATGGAAAGCGAAGCCGACGAAGACGCTGCCATTGAAGCCCTAGACGGGGCCGAGTGGATGGGTCGCGATCTCAAGGTCAACAAAGCTCGCCCCCGAGAGTCTCGCGGTGGCGGCGGTGGCGGCGGCGGCTGGAACAACAGCCGTCGCTAA
- a CDS encoding ABC transporter substrate-binding protein: protein MTDSFNHVTCPKCGYEENSITAKKCEICGQPLKKDNKSMAPVIAGVGALLFLGALGFTGYNAFFRRDASQPVPQATNPPDSQVNVNDNPTADPTATTPTTTPAPGNVANALSWGDRVLFTDAPNADMQAGAAAFATGDYATATARFEAARQAVRNDPEALIYLNNARLGATPALGIAAVVPIGDNPNTARELLRGVAQAQDEAIRAGTPVKVLIADDRNDAGQAEAIANALVQTPDVVGVIGHGTSTTTLAAAPVYQQGQLPMIAPTSTTTELATLARDGGNFVFRVIPSDQFTGTTLARHMLSQGQNRPIIFYNSQSSYSRSLQEAFSTTLGLEGGQVAKLVDLSQGNPTAELQGSGADAIVLLPDSATFDAAIAVAQLNNGQLPVLAGDAFYRIDALQKGGTSLTGTVVTVPWHPLKSTPPFAQTSSGLWGGDVNWRTALSYDAFQALSSARTVGNVAPGSGTQGRTALGQALAGQGFSATGSTGAISFLPSGDRNTTVLLVEVQPGSRSGTGFDFVPLP from the coding sequence ATGACCGACAGCTTCAACCACGTCACCTGCCCGAAATGCGGCTACGAAGAAAACAGCATCACCGCCAAAAAGTGCGAGATCTGCGGCCAGCCCCTGAAAAAAGACAACAAGTCTATGGCCCCAGTGATCGCGGGGGTGGGGGCCTTGCTCTTTTTGGGGGCGCTGGGGTTCACGGGCTATAACGCCTTCTTCCGTCGCGATGCCTCCCAGCCTGTTCCCCAGGCGACCAATCCTCCTGATTCTCAGGTGAATGTTAACGACAATCCGACGGCGGATCCGACCGCTACGACCCCGACGACGACTCCGGCCCCTGGCAATGTGGCCAACGCTCTGAGCTGGGGCGATCGCGTCCTCTTCACCGATGCCCCTAACGCCGACATGCAGGCCGGGGCGGCCGCCTTTGCCACAGGCGACTACGCTACCGCCACCGCCCGTTTCGAGGCCGCCCGCCAGGCCGTCCGCAACGACCCCGAAGCATTGATCTATCTGAATAACGCTCGCCTGGGCGCTACCCCCGCCCTCGGCATTGCCGCCGTGGTGCCCATTGGCGACAACCCGAATACTGCCCGCGAGCTGCTGCGGGGCGTCGCTCAGGCCCAGGACGAGGCGATCAGGGCCGGAACTCCGGTGAAGGTGCTGATCGCTGACGATCGCAACGATGCGGGCCAGGCCGAGGCGATCGCCAATGCCCTCGTCCAAACCCCCGACGTCGTCGGCGTCATCGGCCACGGCACCAGCACCACCACCCTGGCCGCCGCCCCCGTCTACCAGCAGGGGCAACTGCCGATGATTGCCCCCACCAGCACCACCACCGAACTGGCCACCCTGGCCCGCGACGGCGGCAACTTTGTGTTCCGCGTCATCCCCAGCGACCAGTTCACCGGCACCACCCTGGCCCGCCACATGCTGTCCCAGGGTCAAAACCGCCCGATTATCTTCTACAACTCCCAGAGTTCCTACAGCCGATCGCTGCAAGAGGCCTTCTCCACCACCCTGGGTCTGGAGGGAGGCCAGGTGGCCAAGCTAGTCGATCTCTCCCAGGGCAACCCCACCGCCGAGCTTCAGGGCAGCGGGGCCGATGCGATCGTGCTGCTGCCCGACTCGGCCACCTTCGACGCGGCGATCGCCGTAGCCCAGCTCAACAATGGCCAATTGCCAGTGCTGGCTGGAGACGCCTTCTACCGCATCGATGCCCTGCAAAAGGGCGGCACCAGCCTCACGGGCACCGTGGTGACCGTTCCCTGGCACCCGCTCAAATCCACCCCGCCCTTTGCCCAGACCTCCTCTGGCCTCTGGGGCGGCGATGTCAACTGGCGCACCGCCCTCAGCTACGACGCCTTTCAGGCGCTCAGCTCGGCCCGCACCGTGGGCAACGTAGCCCCCGGCAGCGGCACCCAGGGCCGGACTGCCCTGGGTCAGGCCCTGGCGGGGCAGGGGTTCTCCGCCACAGGCTCCACCGGGGCGATTAGTTTCTTGCCGTCGGGCGATCGCAACACCACCGTGCTGCTGGTCGAGGTGCAGCCGGGCAGCCGCTCGGGCACGGGTTTTGACTTTGTGCCGCTGCCGTAG
- a CDS encoding tubulin-like doman-containing protein gives MSEYTGMTPTVIIGVGGTGKEILIKIRRMIVEQYGSLDALPIVSFLHIDTEQNARVSEAQTVLKQDISLRPIEQVWAKVEDAKAILNKLSAYSYLDEWFPNELKGTDSILAGAGQIRALGRFAFSLNYPLIKDYFTKAKGRIVGHEKFMLDRWKVQLDKGINIFVVCSLSGGTGSGMVLDLAYNLRDWVPVSELPQTSAFLVLPGAFSGLGDRVIANAYAALMELNHYSRGDTRFDAQYSDSQSDRITSQSGLDVPFNFTYLVGNSNDKVTFPTLGDVLEMVAQNVFLDFSSGFSQYKKLVRDNVRKHWASPDALGYPQNFMSFGLSSIQFPVERVLNACSARLAGKLVDWWSNPTPAPAAMSDLIRTEILPGLFLAESEHDHQIIDSISMGDNKKPYAKEVADWVASIRKRRNDLNIPFENLQRFISNEQEKYSPHFHDTGTDPKRWSDYFQKMWDNLSWLIPEKRKELRAAVYQMVEDRFRGPKFTRQFLEVLIEVFADFRSKFDQDRQKYWLPRERSAQNALQTLLKQIDDHAKQMMMLNRKKVIEDDFNGIMQALEQVYVSKVEVKARTLGVMLLDGLREEIDQLLVDLTAFETVLSNVQAELKDKERVYTRETGGLTVNGILLYDEKEIDAAYRNTVADQEETLCQTLSQQVLEDLRLRLFDIYPFDALKTKDLYERLLGQAMDVFRRRSQLDISTARKFLEQYPTVEMQEAQIKTTFEKSEAFLRLSQEQKKLGWDDKLEKYQKLVGIQGGSKPTDPAVSALLPMIRKTSTVTDKEIRPLNDPYHIFFVQETGAFPLRLIEGMERMRSLYRAVSQADHNPLHTHQDYRQFGDVMPETSNERQARYNLMLANALGLVRREDNRVTGFAEVKFTYRDKLTGFDKTEVMGATWAEAEDFLLTDQNRRLAETLDNNIRAIGEQAATKPQKQALYTQVMTYLQQQEQTIPGGSDSDEYKRIQAAISNFVTTHRLFIPTDQPPVAVASPTPVAAATPVAARPATNPAPVVLDSENLAKYAKLVESCYRRGTPSATELELLEKFRVKYGVSVEQANAIAAQYQPQDTLEQAAAEFALMFRAFLDNDGEIDLEEQAQLLELQEELGLTNEQVAIIEENVRSELA, from the coding sequence ATGAGCGAATATACCGGCATGACCCCCACCGTGATCATCGGCGTAGGGGGGACTGGCAAAGAGATTCTGATCAAAATTCGCCGCATGATTGTGGAGCAGTACGGCTCCCTGGATGCCCTGCCGATCGTGTCGTTTTTGCACATCGATACCGAGCAAAATGCCCGCGTCTCCGAAGCGCAAACTGTTCTTAAACAAGATATTTCCCTGCGGCCCATTGAGCAGGTGTGGGCCAAGGTCGAAGACGCCAAGGCGATTCTCAACAAGCTCTCGGCCTACAGCTACCTGGACGAGTGGTTCCCCAACGAACTCAAGGGCACCGATTCGATTTTGGCCGGGGCGGGGCAGATCCGCGCCCTGGGCCGGTTTGCCTTCAGCCTGAATTACCCCCTAATCAAGGACTACTTCACCAAGGCCAAGGGGCGCATCGTCGGCCACGAAAAGTTCATGCTCGATCGCTGGAAGGTGCAGCTTGACAAGGGCATCAACATCTTTGTGGTCTGCTCGCTGTCGGGGGGCACCGGCTCGGGCATGGTGCTGGATCTGGCCTACAACCTGCGCGATTGGGTGCCGGTGTCAGAACTGCCGCAGACCAGTGCCTTTTTGGTGCTGCCGGGGGCGTTTTCGGGCCTGGGCGATCGCGTCATTGCCAATGCCTACGCGGCCCTGATGGAGCTGAACCACTACAGCCGGGGCGACACCCGCTTCGACGCCCAGTACAGCGACAGCCAGAGCGATCGCATCACCAGCCAGAGCGGCCTCGACGTGCCCTTCAACTTCACCTACCTGGTGGGCAACAGCAACGACAAAGTCACCTTCCCCACCCTGGGCGACGTGCTGGAGATGGTGGCCCAGAACGTATTTCTCGACTTCAGCTCCGGCTTTAGCCAGTACAAAAAGCTGGTGCGCGACAACGTCCGCAAGCACTGGGCCAGCCCCGACGCCCTGGGCTACCCGCAAAACTTCATGAGCTTTGGCCTCTCCAGCATTCAGTTTCCGGTGGAGCGGGTGCTGAATGCCTGCTCCGCCCGGCTGGCGGGCAAGCTGGTGGACTGGTGGAGCAACCCCACCCCTGCCCCGGCGGCGATGTCCGACCTGATTCGCACCGAGATTTTGCCCGGCCTGTTTCTAGCCGAGTCGGAGCACGACCACCAGATCATCGACAGCATCAGCATGGGCGACAACAAAAAGCCCTACGCCAAGGAAGTGGCCGACTGGGTAGCCAGCATCCGCAAGCGCCGCAACGACCTCAACATTCCCTTTGAGAATCTCCAGCGGTTCATCTCCAACGAGCAGGAGAAATATTCTCCCCACTTCCACGACACCGGCACTGACCCCAAGCGCTGGAGCGACTACTTCCAAAAAATGTGGGACAACCTCAGCTGGCTGATTCCCGAAAAGCGCAAGGAGCTGCGGGCGGCGGTGTACCAAATGGTGGAAGACCGCTTCCGGGGGCCAAAGTTTACCCGTCAGTTTCTGGAAGTGCTGATCGAGGTCTTTGCCGACTTTCGCAGCAAATTTGACCAGGACCGGCAGAAGTACTGGCTGCCCCGAGAGCGATCGGCCCAGAACGCCCTGCAAACCCTGCTGAAGCAGATCGACGATCACGCGAAGCAGATGATGATGCTCAACCGCAAGAAGGTGATCGAAGACGACTTCAATGGCATCATGCAGGCGCTGGAGCAGGTCTATGTGTCGAAAGTTGAGGTCAAGGCCCGCACCCTGGGGGTGATGCTGCTCGACGGTCTGCGGGAGGAGATTGACCAGCTCTTGGTCGACCTCACCGCCTTTGAAACGGTGCTTAGCAATGTCCAGGCTGAGCTGAAGGATAAAGAGCGCGTCTACACCCGCGAGACGGGCGGCCTCACCGTCAACGGCATTTTGCTCTACGACGAAAAAGAAATCGACGCCGCCTACCGCAACACCGTCGCCGATCAGGAAGAAACCCTCTGCCAGACCCTCTCTCAGCAGGTGCTGGAAGACCTGCGCCTGCGGCTGTTCGACATCTACCCGTTTGACGCCCTCAAGACCAAAGACCTCTACGAACGGCTGCTGGGCCAGGCGATGGACGTGTTCCGCCGCCGTAGCCAGCTCGACATTTCCACCGCCCGCAAATTCCTGGAGCAGTACCCCACGGTGGAAATGCAGGAGGCCCAGATCAAAACCACCTTTGAAAAGTCCGAAGCCTTTTTGCGCCTCAGCCAGGAGCAAAAGAAACTGGGCTGGGACGACAAGCTGGAGAAGTACCAGAAACTGGTGGGCATCCAGGGCGGCAGCAAACCCACCGACCCGGCGGTCTCGGCCCTGCTGCCGATGATCCGCAAGACCAGCACCGTCACCGACAAGGAGATTCGCCCCCTCAACGACCCCTACCACATCTTCTTTGTGCAGGAGACCGGAGCCTTCCCGCTGCGGCTGATTGAGGGCATGGAGCGGATGCGATCGCTCTACCGCGCCGTTTCCCAGGCCGACCACAACCCCCTGCACACCCACCAGGACTACCGTCAGTTTGGCGATGTGATGCCCGAAACCAGCAACGAGCGCCAGGCCCGCTACAACCTGATGCTGGCCAACGCCCTGGGCCTGGTGCGCCGCGAAGACAACCGGGTGACGGGCTTTGCCGAGGTCAAATTCACCTACCGCGACAAGCTCACCGGCTTCGACAAAACCGAAGTCATGGGTGCTACCTGGGCCGAAGCGGAGGACTTTCTCCTCACCGACCAGAACCGCCGATTGGCCGAAACCTTGGATAACAACATCCGCGCCATCGGCGAACAGGCCGCCACCAAACCCCAAAAGCAGGCCCTCTACACCCAGGTGATGACCTACCTGCAACAGCAGGAACAAACGATTCCGGGCGGCTCCGACAGCGACGAGTACAAGCGCATCCAGGCGGCGATTTCCAACTTCGTCACCACCCACCGTCTGTTCATCCCCACCGACCAACCCCCGGTGGCTGTGGCCTCTCCAACCCCAGTGGCCGCCGCTACCCCAGTGGCCGCCCGCCCTGCCACTAACCCCGCTCCCGTAGTTCTCGATTCCGAAAACTTGGCCAAATATGCCAAGCTGGTGGAAAGCTGTTACCGGCGCGGCACCCCCTCCGCCACGGAGTTAGAGCTGCTGGAGAAATTTCGGGTGAAGTATGGGGTTTCGGTAGAGCAGGCCAATGCGATCGCCGCCCAATATCAACCCCAAGACACCCTGGAACAAGCCGCCGCCGAGTTTGCCCTCATGTTCCGCGCCTTCCTCGACAACGATGGCGAAATCGACCTAGAAGAACAGGCCCAACTGCTGGAACTCCAGGAAGAACTGGGCCTGACCAATGAGCAGGTAGCCATCATTGAGGAGAACGTGCGATCGGAGCTGGCTTAG
- a CDS encoding glutathione S-transferase family protein, with translation MLKLYYARPSVYARPVWLALLEKQLPFELIPVDLGGQQFEPDFLAVNPFGHVPVLTDGDFRVVESLAILDYLEARYPERPLLPTEPRALATVRMVQLVTLNELLPPIFKLLMQDHRSGETSAEVEYARLRAKITLDFLEGLLADSQYFAGDQLSLAEIVAGTVVHKLPELGVPLATYPGLRCWSERLLGRPTWQQIQLSVEEWDIFKRRMRVIPKLWQRRRHQRIAALSRQGTP, from the coding sequence ATGCTGAAGCTGTACTACGCCCGTCCCTCTGTCTATGCCCGCCCGGTGTGGCTGGCCCTGCTCGAAAAGCAGCTGCCCTTCGAGCTGATCCCCGTCGATCTCGGCGGCCAGCAGTTTGAGCCTGATTTCCTGGCGGTGAATCCCTTTGGCCACGTTCCGGTTTTAACCGATGGCGACTTTCGGGTGGTTGAGTCGCTGGCAATTTTAGATTACCTGGAGGCCCGCTACCCAGAGCGCCCGCTGCTGCCCACCGAGCCCAGGGCGCTAGCCACCGTTCGCATGGTGCAGCTGGTGACCCTCAACGAGCTGCTGCCGCCGATATTTAAGCTACTCATGCAGGATCATCGCTCCGGGGAAACCTCAGCGGAGGTGGAGTACGCTCGGCTGCGGGCCAAAATCACCCTGGATTTTCTTGAGGGGCTGCTGGCAGACTCTCAGTATTTTGCGGGCGATCAGCTGAGTCTGGCGGAGATCGTGGCGGGCACCGTCGTCCACAAACTACCCGAGTTAGGGGTTCCGCTTGCCACCTATCCGGGGCTGAGGTGCTGGTCTGAGCGGCTGTTGGGCCGTCCCACCTGGCAGCAGATTCAGCTGAGCGTAGAGGAGTGGGATATCTTTAAGCGCCGGATGCGAGTGATTCCTAAACTCTGGCAGCGCCGTCGTCACCAGCGCATAGCGGCGCTGTCGCGGCAGGGGACGCCATAA
- the glgB gene encoding 1,4-alpha-glucan branching enzyme produces the protein MPATVDAEQIDRIVWNQHHDPFEVLGPHMVQQDGQTVWAVRAYLPQADQAWVVLAAEHKEVPMESNHNPHFFECVLQVQDLANYQLKYVIGDHVHVIYDPYAFKTRAITDFDIHLFGEGNHHRIYEKLGAHYTEVEGVTGVYFAVWAPNARNVSVLGDFNYWDGRKHQMRRLSNGIWDLFIPGLEVGAHYKYEIKNYDGHIYEKSDPYGFQQEIRPKTASIVTDLDRYPWQDADWMEKRRQTEPLTQPVSIYEVHIGSWLHESSASPALRPDGTPEPVVTVAELKPGARFLTYRELADRLIPYVKELGFTHVELLPVAEHPFDGSWGYQVTGYYAVTSRYGTPEDFMYFVDQCHQNGIGVIVDWVPGHFPKDGHGLAFFDGTHLYEHADPRKGEHKEWGTLVFNYGRNEVRNFLVANAIFWFEKYHIDGIRVDAVASMLYLNYFRKDGEWVANEYGGCEHIEAADFLRQVNHVLFTYFPGVLSIAEESTAWPMVSWPTYVGGLGFNLKWNMGWMHDMLDYFNMDPWFRQFHQNNVTFSIWYAFTENFMLALSHDEVVHGKSNMLGKMPGDEWQKFANLRCLYTYMFMHPGKKTLFMSMEFGQWSEWNVWGDLEWHLLQYQPHASLKHFMGKLNEFYRSEPALFSQDFDQAGFEWIDCSDNRHSVVSFIRRDKGSDDFVVVVCNFTPQPHSHYRVGVPEQGYYRELFNSDARDFGGSNMGNLGGKWSDDWAFHNRPYSLDLTLPPLGVIVLKCDRKTSQQVLADQ, from the coding sequence ATGCCTGCAACTGTTGACGCTGAGCAGATTGACCGGATTGTCTGGAACCAGCACCACGACCCCTTCGAAGTTTTGGGGCCACACATGGTGCAGCAGGATGGTCAAACCGTCTGGGCCGTAAGAGCCTACCTTCCCCAAGCCGATCAAGCCTGGGTAGTGCTGGCGGCAGAGCACAAAGAAGTGCCTATGGAGTCTAACCATAACCCCCATTTCTTTGAGTGTGTGTTGCAGGTTCAAGATCTGGCCAACTACCAGCTCAAGTACGTCATCGGTGACCACGTGCATGTCATCTATGATCCCTACGCCTTCAAAACCCGCGCCATCACTGACTTTGACATTCATCTATTTGGCGAAGGCAACCATCACCGCATCTACGAGAAGCTAGGGGCGCACTACACCGAAGTAGAGGGTGTAACCGGAGTGTATTTTGCCGTGTGGGCTCCCAACGCCCGCAACGTCTCTGTACTCGGCGACTTTAACTACTGGGATGGCCGCAAGCACCAGATGCGCCGCCTCTCCAACGGCATTTGGGATCTGTTCATTCCGGGCCTTGAGGTAGGTGCCCACTACAAATACGAGATCAAAAACTACGACGGTCACATTTACGAGAAATCTGACCCCTACGGTTTCCAGCAGGAAATCCGGCCCAAAACTGCCTCCATTGTCACCGATTTAGACCGCTACCCCTGGCAAGACGCTGACTGGATGGAGAAGCGTCGCCAGACCGAGCCTCTCACTCAGCCGGTGTCGATCTATGAGGTTCACATTGGCTCCTGGCTGCATGAGTCGTCGGCCAGTCCGGCCCTGCGCCCCGACGGCACCCCCGAGCCCGTCGTCACCGTGGCCGAACTCAAGCCTGGGGCTCGCTTTCTCACCTACCGTGAGCTGGCCGATCGCCTGATTCCCTACGTCAAAGAGCTGGGCTTTACCCACGTCGAGCTGCTGCCAGTGGCCGAGCACCCCTTCGATGGCTCCTGGGGTTACCAGGTGACAGGCTACTACGCCGTCACCTCCCGCTACGGTACGCCCGAAGACTTTATGTACTTTGTGGATCAATGCCACCAAAACGGTATCGGCGTGATCGTTGACTGGGTGCCGGGCCACTTTCCCAAGGATGGCCACGGTCTGGCATTCTTCGACGGTACCCATCTCTACGAGCATGCCGACCCCCGCAAGGGCGAGCACAAGGAGTGGGGTACCCTGGTGTTCAACTATGGCCGCAACGAGGTGCGAAACTTCTTGGTGGCCAACGCTATCTTTTGGTTTGAGAAATACCACATCGACGGCATCCGCGTCGATGCGGTGGCCTCGATGCTGTACCTCAACTACTTCCGCAAAGACGGTGAGTGGGTAGCTAACGAGTACGGCGGCTGTGAGCACATTGAAGCCGCAGATTTCCTTCGTCAGGTGAACCATGTGCTATTCACCTACTTCCCCGGAGTGCTCTCCATTGCCGAAGAATCGACCGCCTGGCCAATGGTCTCCTGGCCCACCTACGTCGGCGGCTTGGGCTTCAACCTGAAGTGGAATATGGGCTGGATGCACGACATGTTGGACTACTTCAACATGGATCCGTGGTTCCGACAGTTTCACCAGAACAACGTCACGTTTAGTATCTGGTACGCCTTTACCGAAAACTTTATGCTGGCGCTGTCCCACGACGAGGTGGTGCACGGCAAGAGCAATATGCTGGGCAAAATGCCCGGTGACGAGTGGCAGAAGTTTGCCAACCTGCGCTGTCTCTACACCTATATGTTCATGCATCCGGGCAAAAAGACCCTGTTTATGAGCATGGAGTTTGGCCAGTGGAGCGAGTGGAATGTGTGGGGTGACCTGGAGTGGCACCTGCTCCAGTATCAGCCCCATGCTAGTCTCAAGCACTTTATGGGCAAGCTCAACGAGTTTTACCGCAGCGAACCGGCCCTGTTCTCCCAGGACTTTGACCAGGCGGGTTTTGAGTGGATTGACTGTAGCGACAACCGCCACAGCGTCGTGTCGTTTATTCGCCGCGATAAGGGCAGCGATGATTTTGTGGTGGTGGTGTGCAACTTTACGCCTCAGCCCCACAGCCACTATCGGGTGGGTGTGCCTGAGCAGGGTTACTACAGGGAGCTGTTCAACAGCGATGCCCGCGACTTTGGCGGCAGCAACATGGGCAACCTGGGCGGCAAGTGGTCCGATGACTGGGCTTTCCACAATCGCCCCTATTCGCTCGATCTGACCCTGCCACCTCTGGGGGTAATCGTGCTGAAGTGCGATCGCAAAACCTCCCAGCAGGTATTGGCGGATCAGTAA
- the bioF gene encoding 8-amino-7-oxononanoate synthase has translation MASDPYGWLDKSLAALHRAHRYRSVQTIDGMAGPTVQRRGQTLVNFASNDYLGLASDPRLAEAAIAAIRTYGTGSTGSRLLSGHRELHRELERAIAALKGTEDALVFSSGYLANLGAIAALVGTPDLILGDEYNHSSLKAGGKVSGATTLDYRHGDVADLKTLLAEHRDRHRRCLITTDSVFSMDGDLCPLAEILDLAATYDAMVLVDEAHGTGLFGQRGSGVVEHLGCAGRPLVTVGTLSKALGSLGGYVAGSSALIDFLRNRAPGWVYTTALSPGNGAAALAAVQIVQQEPQRRDRLWCRVSYLTQQLDQILAESAAASCQLRRLPSASPILCLEGHSAAAILSASQQLQSAGLWVAAVRPPTVPTSRLRITLMATHKPSHLEQLVAGLQTLLEAEPLAL, from the coding sequence ATGGCCTCTGACCCCTACGGCTGGCTAGACAAGTCTCTAGCGGCGCTGCACCGCGCCCACCGCTACCGCTCGGTGCAGACTATCGACGGCATGGCTGGGCCAACTGTGCAGCGGCGGGGGCAGACCCTGGTGAACTTTGCCAGCAATGACTACCTGGGCCTGGCCAGCGACCCCAGACTGGCCGAGGCCGCGATCGCCGCCATCCGCACCTACGGCACCGGCAGCACTGGCTCGCGCTTGCTCAGCGGACACCGCGAGCTGCACAGGGAGCTGGAAAGGGCGATCGCCGCGCTGAAGGGCACCGAGGATGCCCTGGTGTTTAGCTCGGGCTATCTGGCCAATCTGGGGGCGATCGCCGCCCTGGTGGGCACCCCAGACCTGATTTTGGGCGATGAGTACAACCACTCCAGCCTGAAAGCGGGGGGCAAGGTCAGCGGGGCTACAACCCTAGACTACCGCCACGGCGATGTGGCCGACCTGAAAACCTTACTGGCAGAGCACCGCGATCGCCACCGCCGCTGCCTAATTACCACCGACAGCGTGTTTAGCATGGATGGCGACCTGTGCCCCCTGGCTGAAATTCTTGACCTGGCCGCTACCTACGACGCTATGGTGCTAGTAGATGAGGCCCACGGCACGGGCCTGTTTGGCCAGCGCGGCTCGGGGGTTGTAGAGCACCTGGGCTGCGCCGGGCGACCCCTCGTCACGGTTGGCACCCTCAGCAAGGCTTTGGGTAGTTTGGGGGGCTATGTAGCCGGTTCGAGCGCCCTCATCGACTTTCTGCGCAACCGTGCCCCAGGCTGGGTCTATACTACAGCCCTATCGCCTGGCAATGGGGCGGCTGCCCTGGCGGCGGTGCAGATTGTTCAGCAAGAACCCCAGCGCCGCGATCGCCTCTGGTGCCGGGTGAGCTACCTGACGCAACAGCTTGATCAAATCTTGGCAGAGTCGGCAGCGGCTTCCTGTCAGCTGCGGCGCTTGCCCTCAGCTTCACCGATTCTTTGCCTAGAGGGCCACTCTGCGGCAGCTATCTTGAGCGCCAGCCAACAGCTCCAGTCTGCGGGACTGTGGGTGGCAGCGGTACGTCCGCCCACAGTGCCTACCAGTCGCCTACGCATTACGCTCATGGCTACCCACAAACCATCTCATCTAGAGCAGCTGGTCGCTGGGCTACAGACTCTGCTGGAGGCTGAGCCCCTAGCGCTTTGA
- a CDS encoding TetR/AcrR family transcriptional regulator encodes MSKAQLTRAHIVEQAAALFNQQGFAGASMADLMRATGLQKGGIYNHFRSKDELALAAFDFAVDRIQQRFRGALQGQRHAVDRLMAMLAVYEDFIVHPPLRGGCPLLNTAVDSDDAHPALRARTQQAMNRWRSLIERIVTKGVARGELQPTADPETVASVLIATIEGGILLSKLYSDPSHLDRALNHLATYVQHQLARPQDQKTRFS; translated from the coding sequence ATGTCAAAAGCTCAGCTCACCCGGGCACACATTGTCGAGCAGGCGGCGGCGTTGTTTAACCAGCAGGGCTTTGCCGGAGCCTCAATGGCTGATCTGATGCGGGCTACGGGTCTGCAAAAAGGAGGTATTTACAACCACTTTCGCAGCAAAGACGAGCTGGCCCTGGCCGCCTTTGACTTTGCAGTCGATCGCATTCAGCAGCGTTTTCGGGGAGCTTTGCAGGGCCAGCGCCATGCCGTCGATCGACTCATGGCTATGCTCGCCGTCTACGAAGACTTCATCGTCCACCCGCCCCTGCGGGGAGGCTGCCCCCTGCTCAATACGGCGGTTGACAGCGACGATGCCCACCCTGCCCTGCGAGCCCGCACGCAGCAGGCGATGAATCGCTGGCGATCGCTGATCGAGCGCATTGTCACCAAAGGTGTGGCCCGCGGTGAACTGCAACCCACCGCCGACCCCGAAACCGTGGCCTCGGTCTTGATCGCCACCATCGAGGGGGGCATCCTGCTCAGCAAACTCTACTCCGACCCCTCCCACCTGGATCGTGCCCTTAACCATCTGGCTACCTATGTGCAACACCAGCTAGCGCGGCCTCAAGACCAAAAAACAAGATTCTCGTAG